Proteins found in one Nerophis ophidion isolate RoL-2023_Sa unplaced genomic scaffold, RoL_Noph_v1.0 HiC_scaffold_67, whole genome shotgun sequence genomic segment:
- the LOC133547137 gene encoding gastrula zinc finger protein XlCGF52.1-like yields MSTLQMLRALVDQRLTAAVEEIFVVLERTIAEYQAELSRTKEENNQLLDAVFKKHQVVLHRTDVQQVSAESHEEIPSKQQEWSSSVGQKELQAPSHIKEEEEELWDQLQRLVEDNDEDEAQSLQLHHSQSEENRGAELVSQHITEADGEHCEDIKSEPDSIFAPLSDMDQTMSHSSDHSDHIQKPLESKNDCKGDTRHHTNNKHFDCSQCGKSFRLKTDFIRHKRIHTGEKPFTCSVCKKSFSTKQHMTTHMRTHTGEKHFTCSVCKKSFSIKSAMTRHMRTHTGEKPFPCSVCKKSFSRKQHMTTHMRRHTGEKPFPCSVCPKRFSINEQMKRHMRTHTGEKPFTCSLCKKRFSRKLNMSTHMRTHTGEKPFTCPVCKKSFSTNLVMTRHMRTHTGEKPFSCTVCAKTFRVKNKVSKHKCVTVMEAAGI; encoded by the exons atgtctacattacaaatgttgagagcgttggtggatcagcgactaactgctgccgttgaagaaatatttgtagtgttagaaagaacgatagcagaataccaggcggaactttctagaacaaaggaggagaacaatcaactactggacgctgttttcaagaaacatcaagttgtgttacacagaacag acgtccagcaggtgtcagcagagagtcatgaagagattccctccaagcagcaggagtggagctccagtgtgggacagaaggagctacaggccccctcccacattaaagaggaagaggaggaactgtgggatcagcttcaaaggttggtggaggataatgatgaagatgaagctcagtccttacagcttcatcacagtcaaagtgaggagaacagaggggcggagcttgtaagtcaacacatcacagaagctgatggagagcattgtgaagatataaagtcagaaccagacagcatctttgctccactgtcagacatggaccagacgatgtcacactcttctgatcacagtgaccacatccaaaaacctttggagagtaaaaatgactgTAAAGGTGATAcaagacatcacactaacaacaaacactttgactgctctcaatgtgggaaatcatttagactgAAGACTGATTTTATAAGACAcaagagaatacatactggagagaaaccttttacttgctctgtttgtaaaaaaagtttctccacaaagcaacacatgaccacacacatgagaacacacactggagagaaacattttacttgctctgtttgtaagaagagtttctccattaagtctgccatgaccagacacatgagaacacacactggagagaaaccttttccttgctctgtttgtaagaagagtttctctagaaagcaacacatgaccacacacatgagaagacacactggagagaaaccttttccaTGCTCAGTGTGTCCCAAAAGATTCTCCATAAATGAGCaaatgaaaagacacatgagaacacacactggagagaaaccttttacttgctctcttTGTAAGAAGAGGTTTTCCAGAAAGCTTAACATGTccacgcacatgagaacacatactggagagaaaccttttacttgccctgtttgtaagaagagtttctccacaaatcttgtcatgaccagacacatgagaacacacactggagagaaaccgtttagttgcactgtgtgCGCTAAAACATTCAGGGTTAAGAAtaaggtcagtaaacacaagtgtgtaacagtcatggaagctgcagggatttaa